The DNA sequence atcaacagtttatccaaggttttaaacgattcaatagatggatcacttttcgtggatgattttaatatttcctgtcgcggtaagaatatgcatactattgaacggcaaatgcaattatgtttaaacaaaataaataaatggtgtcttgagaatggttttaaattttctaagacaaaaactaattgtatccatttctgccgtaagtataaaccacataaggacccagaattattcttaaatggcactcctatcaaagtggttaaggaggccaagttcttaggtttgattttcgactctcatttaacttttcttccgcatatcaaatccttgaaaacaaaatgcctgaaggcacttgatctattgaaagttgtgtcaaactcaaaatggggaggggatcaagctactctcctgcacctataccattcacttgtccgttcgaagcttgattatggctccatcatttatggtggagcctgtaacagcaatctaaaactccttgattctatccaccaccaaggtctgagactttgtcttggatcgttccgaacttctcctattgacagtctctatgtcgaagccgacgaaccatctcttacacagcgccgtatcaaattagctttacaatatattacaaaactatactctaacgaatccaaccctgcttttaactgcgttttcgatcctctttatgaccatttatacaacaaaaagccttctcttgttccgcctcttgggcacagaattaaaccattcatttctgctgccggcattgagctgaaaagtatagcgccttctcgtcttctttcttctcctccttggcaattagtgaggccacaggttgacctcacattaacaaagttaaaaaaatcagacacaaacgaattacaatataaacaagagtttatgcaattaaaaaataattatagtacatacaaatccttatttacagatgggtccaaggatggtggcacagttgcttgtgccactgtcattggatccagaacaatatcttctcgattacctgataacagctccattttcactgcagaagcaaacgcaatattaacggctcttcaatatattcaaagacatcctaatcatgtacagtatataattttttctgactctctttcttgccttcaggctattaaaaatttgtcttgtaaacatccacttttaattgacataattgaattgtataatgatcttgcaactggccagtgcgacatcgtcttttgttggttacccagccatgtaggtatttctgggaatgcaatggccgatcttgctgctaaggctgcactcaacaaatctgtgacaccacttcttattccatacagtgactataaagctagcattagaacgtacattcttgatctgatgcaaaagaagtgggacacccaagtgggaataaataaattacatgccataaaaccttatattggttacactcacttgggttgtcagtccagatttgaagaggtcattatgcgacgatgtcgcattggccatacgcgttacacccacagttatttactgaaaggcgatgatcctccgttttgcatcccttgtgatgagagaaccacggtcaagcatatcctgcttgattgtgttgaattctccatcataagggataactatttcaatgtcaaaacaatgaaggatctttttagcacagttagtactcatttaattcttggatttttaaaagaaattgattttcttattgaattgtaattgatatgttcagtagatagttgtattttaatgattggtagtttaaattagtaacttagattgttagtggctgtaccctcaaagggggttgaagtattgtaaaattattgtcctcctgagagggtacgtaagtccaatacactcatagtcaatttaaatctactacaagtttttaatcgtagaatatttgttgttttaagtaatggctaaatttcaggattatcgccaatagctgaggggatggtgtaaatccagctagggttcatgcaggtagcagaagtaatgtaagtccccatggaccttagtatggtgatctgccttcagttgttggcgatctatagccccggttttatgttgtattgtcttctttaattccaatgttttatctttcaatgctagttttatgttctgtgatactctagtgtttttactgtccttcgctgacaggttttactttttctcttttttcatcctaacattactataacttatattgttctcgtcacgatatggctgcaatattgccgatgtgacgttaaatgttaactcactcactcactcactctgatagaGCTTGTTTTACAGCTACTATCCACCCGTCTTTCAGTTGACGTAATCATATGGACCTTACTGTTTCACTGATTTATACATGATGCCAAGGGTTCAAACTAAATAATGAATGGTCGCACAATTGTCAGCTGTCATTGTATTGTAAACAGGGCAAGCTTGAATATCTAGACATAATGTTTTAGAAAGACTTAAATGGGGGTGTCCTTATAAACACGTCTAAATATAAATCGACCAATCTAAGTCTTTGACTGATTATGACGAAAAGTCATCCAATACTACACTGAATATAGTTTATGTGGTATTATCTAAGAGCACACCATTATCCAAGAGGTATCAAATGACAGGTCGTTTTTCATTTTCTAAGTTTAGACATGTTATACCCGAAAGTCTTGTGATGACTAATATCTCCTTAACCACAATACATATGTGAACATTTTGATATGACTTCACTAATGGTTTCAGCAGAGTAACATAGAATCTTTTCAAACACTGGACAACCAGAATATACTTTAGTTAGGCCAACTACTTTTTTGACCGGCTCTCGTATTGTGAGCTAAAGATAAAGACACAAATCCAATGTGATGTCAGTTCATGCATTCGTTTTCTTGTTTAGCATCACGGTCTGCGATATTCCCGCTgtattgtctgtaaataatcgagtgtggatcagacaattctGTGACCAAGACAGTATGAACCTATCCATGCatgtgggatacaatgacaaatgtcaacagGTCACCGAATCTAACAACCCGTTTCCATTGGTTGACTACTTACAATCACTggatgctgaagacaaattctaatccCGATGTTCACAGGTTTATACCTTTGCAAAGTAAGTTAACATTACACATGGTGACTAAATTAGATTAAACAGAAGACAAATGTGGTGTTCAAACCACAATCAGCGAATTATCCTACATCCAAGGTACACGACTCTAGCTCTTGGCAGATTAAGTGGTTAGTCGAGTCAATGTCCTCATGGCGCCCATAGTGTTAATAAAGGAGTGTTGCGTGCAGTGGTTGGAATGATAAACCATTGTAGGGCTGAAGGTTATTACTTGATCAACCATCACACGTCTTTCATATTTAGAGACCtttatcattttcaaattaagAAGAGAAGACAACGACAAATCATAAACATTGTCTGTTTTTTCATCTGCTAAATATTTAACCAAGACAGATATGTTGTGCCTTTGATGTTCAGTAGATTTGATGGCCCCTTTCACGGGCAATATTGACTTCGTGGACACTTCCGGAGACGTTTGCATGTTAAAACATACATCAACACTAGACCACAAAGTCGGGGAAAATACAGGATCAAAGCTCGTCTTGTATATCAACATCACCACAAATCCGTGTGTGAATGAAGACACGTTTGCTTGTACAGAACAAAGACACTGTCGACAGTAAATTCAGGCAGTTTGATCGCCAAGTCTCGACGAACCGCGTGCACGCTGTCCATATCAACTGTGAATGAGGCCTATCCTGTAGCCCAGATTCTTCGTTTCTTGGACGATATAATGCCACAGATTTGTCTTCATACAGAATCATTAATGGTTTGTGATTACAACACATGGTGATCCTCGTGGTTTCAGAGAACTCACTAACATAGAAGGTGTACATAACATGTTTCTTGAGTAGCTCTCAAATTCACGGACAAGTATTCcattatatatatgttgtaCGGTGAGACTAGTAGAATCCCTGCTAGCGTCGTGCAACAGCTGATGGCATTGTGGAAAAAACTGCAGCCTGCTATGCCTCTTTATATACTTTACCAATATGGACTGTGTAACATCtgttatatttgagattacatAGTGTAATCAATATAGACTGTAATGAGTACTCTCCCTTGCAAATGTCTGTTACACGAATCCTCATGTTCTATTACTGTCAGAAGTTATCTAAAGATTTATTCAATGTCAACGTCGATAACCCGAACTTTGTATTGACtacattggtgagtgagtttagttatatgccGCATTCGgaaatagtccagctatatggtggcggtttcTAAATAATTGAGTCCAGTCCAGTGATGCACAGGATGGACATCTTTGTACgcagtttggatacgatgactgtgtcaatcaagtcagaggacctgaccacccgatccctttagtcgcctcctacgacaagcatgaagtTACTGAAGATTAGTAGTGGTATCGAATGTATTTATATCGCTGATCAGCAATATGATTTTGCAATTTGGGGGCTGTAAAGACAAATCCCTTGCTTTGAATCAAGTGAATATCATTGATATTACCCCTCCCCATAATCATTAGTCAGTATATCAATGATAATCAATCTCTAAATGTGTTCTGTCAAGAATTTGACGATGTCATTACATGTGTACTTCTCTACACAGCTGAACCTTTAACTAGTCACCGGGAATACAAGCAGTGGAATCAGACAAACTGCACTCAGAGCGCTGGGCTTCTTTCCACAAAGCAATCGCACGCTGTGACTATCGTAtatcctatactttaacatagacttgcggcCGTCCTGGCGCTAAGATcgtctcctatactttaacatagacttacggccgtcctagcgctaagatcgtctcctatactttaacatagacttgcggcCGTCCTAGCGTTAAGATagtctcctatactttaacatagacttgcggccgtcctagcgctaagatagtctcctatactttaacatagacttgcggccgtcctagcgctaagatagtctcctatactttaacatagacttgtggCCGTCCTAACTTTAAGATagtctcctatactttaacatagacttgcggcCGTCCTGGCGCTAAGATcgtctcctatactttaacatagacttgcggcCGTCCTGGCGCTAAGATcgtctcctatactttaacatagacttgcggccgtcctagcgctaagatagtctcctatactttaacatagacttgcggccgtcctagcgctaagatagtctcctatactttaacatagacttgtggCCGTCCTAACTTTAAGATagtctcctatactttaacatagacttgcggccgtcctagcgctaagatagtctcctatactttaacatagaattGCGGCCGTCCTACCGCTAAGATagtctcctatactttaacatagacttgcggcCGTCCTAGCGTTAAGATagtctcctatactttaacatagacttgcggccgtcctagcgctaagatagtctcctatactttaacatagacttgtggCCGTCCTAACTTTAAGATagtctcctatactttaacatagacttgtggCCGTCCTAACTTTAAGATagtctcctatactttaacatagacttgcggccgtcctagcgctaagatagtctcctatactttaacatagacttgtggCCGTCCTAACTTTAAGATagtctcctatactttaacatagacttgcggcCGTCCTGGCGCTAAGATcgtctcctatactttaacatagacttgcggcCGTCCTGGCGCTAAGATcgtctcctatactttaacatagacttgcggccgtcctagcgctaagatagtctcctatactttaacatagacttgcggccgtcctagcgctaagatagtctcctatactttaacatagacttgtggCCGTCCTAACTTTAAGATagtctcctatactttaacatagacttgcggccgtcctagcgctaagatagtctcctatactttaacatagaattGCGGccgtcctagcgctaagatagtctcctatactttaacatagacttgcggcCGTCCTAGCGTTAAGATagtctcctatactttaacatagacttgcggccgtcctagcgctaagatagtctcctatactttaacatagaattGCGGCCGTCCTGGCGCTAAGATagtctcctatactttaacatagacttgcggcCGTCCTGGCGCTAAGATcgtctcctatactttaacatagacttgcggccgtcctagcgctaagatagtctcctatactttaacatagacttgcggccgtcctagcgctaagatagtctcctatactttaacatagacttgtggCCGTCCTAACTTTAAGATagtctcctatactttaacatagacttgcggccgtcctagcgctaagatagtctcctatactttaacatagaattGCGGCCGTCCTACCGCTAAGATagtctcctatactttaacatagacttgcggcCGTCCTAGCGTTAAGATagtctcctatactttaacatagacttgcggccgtcctagcgctaagatagtctcctatactttaacatagacttgtggCCGTCCTAACTTTAAGATagtctcctatactttaacatagacttgtggCCGTCCTAACTTTAAGATagtctcctatactttaacatagacttgcggccgtcctagcgctaagatagtctcctatactttaacatagacttgtggCCGTCCTAACTTTAAGATagtctcctatactttaacatagacttgcggcCGTCCTGGCGCTAAGATcgtctcctatactttaacatagacttgcggcCGTCCTGGCGCTAAGATcgtctcctatactttaacatagacttgcggccgtcctagcgctaagatagtctcctatactttaacatagacttgcggccgtcctagcgctaagatagtctcctatactttaacatagacttgtggCCGTCCTAACTTTAAGATagtctcctatactttaacatagacttgcggccgtcctagcgctaagatagtctcctatactttaacatagaattGCGGCCGTCCTACCGCTAAGATagtctcctatactttaacatagacttgcggcCGTCCTAGCGTTAAGATagtctcctatactttaacatagacttgcggccgtcctagcgctaagatagtctcctatactttaacatagacttgtggCCGTCCTAACTTTAAGATagtctcctatactttaacatagacttgtggCCGTCCTAACTTTAAGATagtctcctatactttaacatagacttgcggcCGTCCTAACTTTAAGATagtctcctatactttaacatagacttgcggccgtcctagcgctaagatagtctcctatactttaacatagacttgcggccgtcctagcgctaagatagtctcctatactttaacatagacttgcggccgtcctagcgctaagatcgtctCCTACATTGGAACATAGATATAAGAccgtcctagcgctaagatcgtctCCTATATTGGAACATAGACATAAGGccgtcctagcgctaagatcgtctCCTATATTGGAACACAGACATAAGGCCGTCCTAGCGCTGAGATCGTTCCCTATATTGGAACATAGACTTAAGGctgtcctagcgctaagatcgtcCCCTATATTGGAACATAGACATAAGGccgtcctagcgctaagatcgttCCCTATATTGGAACATAGACATAAGGccgtcctagcgctaagatcgttCCCTATATTggaacatagacttaagaccgtcctagcgctaagatcgttCCCTATATTGGAACATAGACATAAGGccgtcctagcgctaagatcgttCCCTATATTggaacatagacttaagaccgtcctagcgctaagatcgtcCCCTATATTGGAACATAGACATAAGGccgtcctagcgctaagatcgtcCCCTATATTGGAACATAGACATAAGGccgtcctagcgctaagatcgttCCCTATATTggaacatagacttaagaccgtcctagcgctaagatcgtcCCCTATATTGGAACATAGACATAAGGccgtcctagcgctaagatcgttCCCTATATTGGAACATAGACTTAAGGccgtcctagcgctaagatctTCCCCTATATTGGAACATAGACACAGGGccgtcctagcgctaagatagaGCCTTACTGGAACATAGACTTAAGGctgtcctagcgctaagatcgtctCCTACATTGGAACATAGATATAAGAccgtcctagcgctaagatcgtctCCTATATTGGAACATAGACATAAGGccgtcctagcgctaagatcgttCCCTATATTGGAACATAGACATAAGGCCGTCCTAGCGCTGAGATCGTTCCCTATATTGGAACATAGACTTAAGGctgtcctagcgctaagatcgtcCCCTATATTGGAACATAGACATAAGGccgtcctagcgctaagatcgttCCCTATATTGGAACATAGACATAAGGCCGTCCTAGCGCTGAGATCGTTCCCTATATTGGAACATAGACATAAGGccgtcctagcgctaagatcgtctCCTATATTGGAACACAGACATAAGGCCGTCCTAGCGCTGAGATCGTTCCCTATATTGGAACATAGACTTAAGGctgtcctagcgctaagatcgtcCCCTATATTGGAACATAGACATAAGGCCGTCCTAGCGCTATGATTGTTCCCTATATTGGAACATAGACATAAGGccgtcctagcgctaagatcgtcCCCTATATTGGAACATAGACTTAAGGctgtcctagcgctaagatcgtcCCCTATATTGGAACATAGACATAAGGCCGTCCTAGCGCTATGATTGTTCCCTATATTggaacatagacttaagaccgtcctagcgctaagatcgtcCCCTATATTGGAACATAGACATAAGGccgtcctagcgctaagatcgttCCCTATATTGGAACATAGACATAAGGccgtcctagcgctaagatcgttCCCTATATTggaacatagacttaagaccgtcctagcgctaagatcgtcCCCTATATTGGAACATAGACATAAGGccgtcctagcgctaagatcgtcCCCTATATTGGAACATAGACATAAGGccgtcctagcgctaagatcgttCCCTATATTggaacatagacttaagaccgtcctagcgctaagatcgtcCCCTATATTGGAACATAGACATAAGGccgtcctagcgctaagatcgttCCCTATATTGGAACATAGACTTAAGGccgtcctagcgctaagatctTCCCCTATATTGGAACATAGACACAGGGccgtcctagcgctaagatagaGCCTTACTGGAACATAGACTTAAGGctgtcctagcgctaagatcgtctCCTACATTGGAACATAGATATAAGAccgtcctagcgctaagatcgtctCCTATATTGGAACATAGACATAAGGccgtcctagcgctaagatcgttCCCTATATTGGAACATAGACATAAGGCCGTCCTAGCGCTGAGATCGTTCCCTATATTGGAACATAGACTTAAGGCTGTCCTAGCGCTTAGATCGTCCCCTATATTggaacatagacttaagaccgtcctagcgctaagatcgtcCCCTATATTGGAACATAGACATAAGGccgtcctagcgctaagattgttCCCTATATTGGAACATAGACATAAGGTCGTCCTAGCGCTGAGATCGTCCCCTATATTGGAACATAGACATAAGGccgtcctagcgctaagatcgtcCTCTATATTGGAACATAGACATAAGGCCGTCCGAGCGCTAAGATCGTTTTTCGAACAGAACCCTGCACAATAAAGCAGCCTGTTTACTACCCAAGTGGCCCGAAATGGTACATCGATACCATGGTCGTGAAGTCCGGAAATAATTGCCACATTTGGTTTTCTTTGTGTGCACGATGCCGTTTTATTTGGTTACATAGTCTTAAACATGCCCGATGGGTGATTTTGCTGGTTTGTTGTTGAAACGATTTATTCACCACCGACGTAATAAGAACAGTAGGATATAACTACTCTGTTATTGTTACAACTAATgatttttgggggttttttttcgttttggttttttgtctttttatttTTGATAAAGTGTGAAACTAACATACAACAAGGAATTATGAAAAGTAACGACTGTATTCTGAAATTAACTAAAATTAACGTTAAAAACCAATACAGATCACCACAATTTAACCATAATGGAAATATAAAGCAGAGTGGGCGTACAAATACAATGACAGGACAATATAGAAGCAGATGCAGTCGTTACAAGCATGGATGTGAGTGTTAATATTATTCACCAACCAGCTAATTATCTTCAACTAGTGATCTTCAAACCAAAACTTGAGGTGGGAATGATGGATGAAAAGGGATCTTCATACAACACCTGATCTCCGTGTAATGTGATTTGTAACATGATCACTTTGATATTCTAGATCATTTATTATGTaaatagttgacacatgtctcgGATTTGGATTGGTCATTGAACTTCAGGTAAACAACAGCCTTTCTTAGATGACTGGCCAATGTCCAGTTATGTCAtttgtgagtgggtttagttctacgccgcaccGCAATATTGCGGCTGTATGGAGGCGGTATGTAATAATCAagttagtgatcaacagcatgagcatcgatttcgGGAAtcaatgacaggtgtcaaccaagtcagccagcatgaccacccgattccgttagaggacgcaagcattggttactgaagacaaattttaATCCGTATCTTCACGGGGGCGGCGTCGGTAACCATGAAAACAGAGAGCAGTAACGCTTGAAACTGCTTCAGTTTTCACAACATTTCCACCGcgtccgtggtgtagtggttagaagGTCCGCCCCGAGAGGGTAAAGGTCATGAGTTCTATCCCCCGCAGTTTCATACCAAAAGACGAGAAATACACTTTTTCGTCCATGCttggcgctcggcattaatgaCTGGTCGTCGTGGTGTgtactgtgtctgagtggggtattcatgcttaactgtggcatggtatctcattgAGCTAGAACAATAAaacagcttaagtctgggctactacaagcagccacacatacccACTCATACAGGTCGTCATATAAGACAATGCCAGATCCGTCAATGTAATTCATAACGAAATGTCCAAAGACTTGGTTCATCCCATTCAGCTCTTTAGCAGTTCAGAGCAATGTTCGTTGAGAGATATCGGTGTATGCTGACAGCGACGTACGACGATGTCGTTTGCCTGTGTCGTCTGCACAACGACGTCTTGCAATAATCCCACAGTCCGTCAGTGATGGAATAACACGTTGACATCGGATATGTAGTTTTCATCTGCTTAGCCAAGCATGCCCAAGTGAGAGGAACCTTGATCATGGTTTCTTCACACAGTCGTTCTGATGAAAATGTCTTTTGTATCACTTGTCGTCCATGTCATCAACGTTAATTGTCTGTCGATAGTGTGACTGTTAACTGTTGATTGCTGACTGCGATCCCGCCTTATTCCTGATGTCTCAGCATATGAACCAATACTTAATACTAACGAAGGGAATCATATTCACGCATAAAGGAAATTAAATAGCGGCCAACAAACCTGTTGCTGATAATTTTGTATCATAGTCAACTTCATACAGCTTTACTCTAGATGACACGCCCGACAACCCTTGTCGGACTAAAAGAGTTGTGTCCAAATGTCGCTGTTTTTTAACGTGTACAGAAAGTTAATACATTCGTTCCATACGTCGTCTTTGTTACTGGAATTTGGGCATGTTGTTGTTTGACAGAAGAAGAATTCTAATGATCCATGACGTAGTGATACCAGCCTCGAACACGGACAATTTACCTTTATGTTTCAAAACTGTTATTACAATCCGATTATGTGTctcaaatgggcttcactctcattaaaatatttgttgcaGAAAAAATGACTCGTGAAATGTGATTCAAGCGTTCCTAGTTTAAATGGatgaagaaaaatatttgttttgttaaagaAAAAGATAGAGAATGTTCTTTGGTCAGACATCCACAAACTGCCATCTTCGACCTTCAGGATCTCCTCAGACGGCTGGAGTCCCATGACAATATTAACATGAGCCAACTCGACCATAACTTCGTGCTTCAAGAACACGGAAGCAACATGTAGATACTGCTTTCTGAAAATCATTGGCAGGTAAATGAAGTCACAGCCTTGACGAAATACGTACGTATAGTTTTCTGAGTTTCTTTCAAATGTCTGTAAGTAAGAACGAAAAATGTCGTCTGTAATACCGGAAACGGTCATGTTATTGATTTCATCGAATGTTTCTAAGATGGCAGATTTGCCGTATTCATAGCTCCACCATACCCACTCCGGTTCAATCTCGTCATGCGACAAGTTCAGCTTGTCCATTCCCTTATGAAGCCATATGACATTCCGTGGAAGATCAACAACATTCCATGGGTTCAGTAATGTATCATCACCAATCTGTATGTATCCATTCACATCTAAATTGAGTTGCATCGTCAGCATTAAACATTCATAATAGAAATACCATCCCTTGCTGTAAGCCTCAATAAACGTAAGATGAAGGACATCTGGTACCCGACTCACGTGATATGTAAATGAACCAATCTCAGGACCACAGTAtacaatatgtttgaaataacctCTATACATTGATTCAAGAAGAGGTATATTTGTGTAAAAATCCGCCTCGTTGAAAGCTATAATAAGACATATGTCTGTGATTATCGGATCTGCATTTGTAAGAACAACATCGGGGCACTGTTCAGAAAACGATTGGTGTCCTGGTCTTGGCCCAGGGTGTGTTTCCTGTGTCAGAATGGACACTGTGTTAATCCTGTCTACTGGCAGGTTCCTGGTAGGCTCAATGTATCCAACACTCTGCAAGTCATTCAGCCATGCATATACAAGTTTCATATCAGACACGGTCCACAACGTGCCCTGTATCAGTGTTCTGGCAATGTCTCTCACACAGCCGAAGAAAGATATTGTATTATGGCATTTCCACTTCAATAGCGTATCTCGTAAATGCCTTAGATCTTCCGACGAATAATTTCGTGCCTTCCTGTTTTCTTCGTGTTTCCATGGGACTTCTGTGAACAATACATCTGTGTAGTCTCTCGGAATATTTTCTGCGCCCGTAATTTCAGATAAAAGTCTTTGTATTAATACCTTGCCCAAGGCACCATATAGATTGTGGAAAAGTAGTCCCCAGAACATCGTGTATTTGAAGGAAGCAACAGACGAGTAGAGCAAGGTGAACACAGGAGTCTGCCTGCCACCGGTGTCAAGGGAGGATGTCGTTGCGTACACATCGTCATCTCGGACACAAGAGTTCGGGCACAGTAGAGTGTACTTGTAGTACAAGGACCATGGAACGAGGTCTGATCGTCCTTTGGTCCAAGCCTGCTTCATCTCGCTTGTAATTTGTCTATCGAGGAACATCTCCATGACCGTGTAAGTGTTTTGTGTGGTCAGAGTGCGGAGCTGGTTGTGTTCCTTCTGATTGTAGATGTACTTTGTATATATAACA is a window from the Haliotis asinina isolate JCU_RB_2024 chromosome 9, JCU_Hal_asi_v2, whole genome shotgun sequence genome containing:
- the LOC137297026 gene encoding uncharacterized protein, with amino-acid sequence MSNPVRRRFLALTLVSVVSTAVLHYLTNTSKRSDITDNGWDQLFERNLANTWLVLVGRAGNTSRPLTQHGVNIVFVGSGDLSGEIPWCRAPRCIYLDVTNQDRLTYAIASHLPPSTYSKRLTGYLYAISKGANVIYTKYIYNQKEHNQLRTLTTQNTYTVMEMFLDRQITSEMKQAWTKGRSDLVPWSLYYKYTLLCPNSCVRDDDVYATTSSLDTGGRQTPVFTLLYSSVASFKYTMFWGLLFHNLYGALGKVLIQRLLSEITGAENIPRDYTDVLFTEVPWKHEENRKARNYSSEDLRHLRDTLLKWKCHNTISFFGCVRDIARTLIQGTLWTVSDMKLVYAWLNDLQSVGYIEPTRNLPVDRINTVSILTQETHPGPRPGHQSFSEQCPDVVLTNADPIITDICLIIAFNEADFYTNIPLLESMYRGYFKHIVYCGPEIGSFTYHVSRVPDVLHLTFIEAYSKGWYFYYECLMLTMQLNLDVNGYIQIGDDTLLNPWNVVDLPRNVIWLHKGMDKLNLSHDEIEPEWVWWSYEYGKSAILETFDEINNMTVSGITDDIFRSYLQTFERNSENYTYVFRQGCDFIYLPMIFRKQYLHVASVFLKHEVMVELAHVNIVMGLQPSEEILKVEDGSLWMSDQRTFSIFFFNKTNIFLHPFKLGTLESHFTSHFFCNKYFNESEAHLRHIIGL